The following proteins are co-located in the Nerophis ophidion isolate RoL-2023_Sa linkage group LG04, RoL_Noph_v1.0, whole genome shotgun sequence genome:
- the LOC133551122 gene encoding extracellular matrix protein 1-like, which produces MALAGALQGFGILMLILYNGRLAEASKKLVVPFPPAQPTSENLAAICHQGQGRPRYPDSIFPRSGNSNLRRRGKAINRLEQWFTLCCLEGGEDPNATILCCTRQAWKQALSKFCIEESSIMTVPYECCKKQGDERWACFDSELPNPDYSPTPGYTAPTIPEEPGFTFGENSC; this is translated from the exons ATGGCATTGGCAGGAGCCCTTCAAGGATTCGGGATTCTGATGCTGATTCTTTACAATGGACGCCTAGCAG AAGCATCTAAAAAACTGGTCGTACCTTTCCCGCCGGCGCAGCCTACGTCCGAGAACCTAGCTGCCATTTGCCATCAAGGTCAAGGCCGTCCCAGATATCCAGACAGCATCTTCCCAAGGTCCGGGAACAGCAACCTCCGGCGCCGCGGGAAGGCTATCAACCGCCTGGAGCAGTGGTTCACTTTGTGCTGCCTTGAAGGGGGAGAGGATCCCAACGCAACCATCCTCTGCTGTACCCGACAAGCT TGGAAACAGGCCCTGTCCAAGTTCTGTATCGAAGAGTCCAGCATCATGACTGTCCCCTACGAGTGCTGCAAGAAGCAAGGAGATGAACGTTGGGCTTGTTTTGACAGTGAGCTGCCTAACCCAGACTACAGCCCAACACCGGGCTACACCGCACCCACAATACCCGAGGAGCCTGGGTTCACTTTTGGTGAAAATTCTTGCTAA